The window TGCTATCACAGTACGCCGCCTAGCAAAGATTCCAGATTCAAATTATAATGTGCCGTGACAATAAGTTTAACGGACAAACAGCACCTTCTTGGATCCTACAACATTAAGGTCATTAATAAAAATCGCAACTGTGCAGATAGTATTCGTACTGTAGCATACAGATAGTTACTCATGAGATTTCTTCATATTGTACGTACTTAATACAAATTGCACTCTACTTCTTTCTGATCATAAATGAGATGAACACGACAGAAGACACTACCTTGACCCTAAATCTAGCCGTCTAAAATAGGAAACATGAAATTGAGAAAAATAGATGAATAGATATATGAAACTGACAAACTTCTTTGAAAATAGAATGCAAATAAAATAAACCATGATCAACCTTCTCTCCGTTCTTTACCCTTAACATCGTCTCTTCTTAATAAATTTCTCCTTGAGGGGTTCCTCGTCGGTCATCAGCCCATCTCGCAATCAGATTGATATGTCCAGCCTGGTCTCTCGCATCCTCAAACATCAGCTCCACATCCGCGTCAAACTTGACTTGGATTTCATCTCCGTCATTATCGACATAGCGGATCTGAAGCTTGTCATGCTCGTTCGCCGGTCGGTTGACGCTGCTGCACAGCCGAATCTTCTTGTGGATTTTCTGATAGAGGGTGAGGAAGTCGATTTCTTGTGAGACACCGAGAATAAATTGATCCTTTGAACGCACGTTAGCTTGCTCATCGTGTCAAGCTGTACGAGTCACTCACACTGCCAAATCGCAATTTGACTAGCACACTCCCAGAAACATTGTCGCCACTGTTTTGTCTCATTGATCCCCGAACATCTCCGCTGCCGCTGCCATATGGCGTAGCCGGACTAGTCTGGTCTGAAGTATCGGTAGTGGTCGTGGAGTGATGACTCCCACCGCTTGATCTCTTCCCATTGCTCACTCGCTTATTAAAGTATGCTGTTCCACCCACAAGAGTGGTTGAGCTACTTGGTCCAAAACCAGGTACAGGAGTACTTTGGACATAAGGATGTGTGCTCATTTGAAGGGTAGAAGCAAGGGGAGAACCGGTCCAAGTCCCAGTGGGTCCGGCAGTGTAAGGAAGAGATGCAGCGCCAGTAACAGTTGGCTGCTGATAGACATTGGGGGAGGAGGCACTGCGATTCCGGAGGGGAGGGGGATGGGGTACGCTAGGCAGGGCGTGACTAGGAGCTCGCGTCATCCCTCTAAGCGACCCGTACCTCCCATATGAATCCCGGGGATCCATCGGATTCTCTAAACCTCCTTGTTCCACTTCAGTAGTACGTGGTAATCTGGTAGAGCTCATCTGCCGGACCATACCAGTTCGTACACCGGCACTATTTGGTCCAGAGCCAAAGGAAATTTCTGAGGCCATTGACAAACCCGACATGGCAGATGTTAAGcgaggaaggggagggGCCATGGGTTGTTGAGTACGCCACTGAGTCATGTTGGGACCGTACTGATCTTCAGTCATAGCCCGAGCGCGAAGTTCTGTTGGCATGGCAGAAGTCATTGATTGTTGGCTCTGCACTCGCCTGCCGGCGGAAGGTTGACCAGAGTATGCGTACGGATGAGAGCCTTGAATGCTGGGAGTTGTACGACCACTGCGGAGGCCTTCGGCGTCTTCGTCTTCAGAATAATAAGGAGTAGCGGATCCATTTGGAAGTGGAGGCATGTTGAAGGGCGTCGGAGGATGTTCTGTAGCAGGAGTGGGGGGACCAAAGGAGGAATGTTGGTAATACTGTCTTTCAGAACCAGAAAATCGACCAGCTTTCATTCTTGCCGCTCGCATGTCCTCTTGAATCTTGCGCTCGTTGTTGGCGAGTTCCATAACCTTCTCCGACCACTTCCTCATTTGTTCTTCATTCTTACCGATCATCACGAAAGAATCTTCTTGATCATCGTGGTAACCGTCCTGGTTTCGAAGAGGAATAGACCATCCGACCAATAATCGAGCGGCGCCATACGCGTCTTGATAATGTGGTTAGCTATGGTTGTTTGAAACTGCCAACTTAACTCACCTCCAGGCTCAGAGGGCAAAATGGTGGCTTCCTTGATGTTTGAGACAAATATTCTACCCTTCAAAGCCagtttcttcttttcaaGTGGCTCGGTCTTGCTCGTTCCTCGATCTTTCCTTAACATACTCGAATTCTTGTTCtgtttctttttctccGGTGTGATCTCTTTGCAACAGAGCATCATCTTTTCAAACAAGAATACGTGATATTCCCGTGGTTGATCAGCCTTGGTCACCGTGAAGTGGTCATCAATATGTAGCGGCCCAAACTTGTCTACGTCGTGACCTTTCCAGTCATCAACCCGCTCGATAAGTTCGCGCACGGTGGCTTGCTTGGCCTTGAAGTCTGTGACCTCGTTGATACCAGCGGCAATACGCTTGACTGCAGCAGAAGCCTCTTCCAATTCTGGTCGGAACGGATACTCATGCTTGGCTGTGGCGTAGAGAATAGCCTGAATGTCATTGTCAGCAATTTTAGTCATTCACCTGCGCATAATGCCATACATCAAGGAGAAGCCCATATTTGGTAATTCTTTGGATAGGCTTAATCATAAACGCCTGCAATTCCCGTTGGGGGTCCAAGCATGGCCTTTCTGCCGGGGGTAATTCTTGTCCTCGCTGTGGAAACAATCAATTTCAGTCATCAATGACCCACAGGGCTCCGCTCACCATGAGTATTGGCATCTGCTCATTCACAACAGTGATGGCGTCGAGATAATTGGCACAATATGGGCCGTAGCAATCAAACTCCGCCTCACTCAGAATGAACGGTCTGCCCCATATACCCTCTGCCCAAGCACCAGGTCCTCGCTCTTGAATAGGCTCATACTCGGTCTCAAGTTTGATTAAGAATTTTCGCTGTTCGAAACTGGGTTAGCATTGCATGTGTGCTCTATCTAAACGTTGGCTCACGTGGAAATCTAGAATCTTTGATAGATTTGAGAAGATTTGATGGTTCGTTTCGGTGGACACTAACTGGGCCTCTAGCATCTCCTGTGAGCACCTCACCAGAATTTCCAACTCCTGCACGTAACTTTTCTCACTCGAAACTAACTCCTCCACAGATTTGAAGGCGTGGGCCTCAGC of the Cryptococcus gattii WM276 chromosome H, complete sequence genome contains:
- a CDS encoding cell division control protein, putative (Similar to TIGR gene model, INSD accession AAW45315.1), with amino-acid sequence MSISGPISRRRIGSGSQRGNESLPQLDIQSIQMPSNPQNALALKTAALSTSTRSLHQICSILKKRLLCADGFQPFLEQPPNAEPLDVVSHMCHLFRLGSPLCHLYNLLIPSFIDPSSPLYADLPAPPKLEYDFPQFYDSLNGVRNWAKRPKNAKPCQRYIAAFCMAMTKRIEEGRWTSDMWALHELWGESTGEAIEAYDSTGLMKVLSTVEEMLDNLPESAMSPISPHTPFTISGSIAQRAQSRQPYDLPFSMGGIGPGAGAVANMAATMNGGVHIEAGPTDNSPTAVEMQRGLSTSLAEAHAFKSVEELVSSEKSYVQELEILVRCSQEMLEAQLVSTETNHQIFSNLSKILDFHRKFLIKLETEYEPIQERGPGAWAEGIWGRPFILSEAEFDCYGPYCANYLDAITVVNEQMPILMRGQELPPAERPCLDPQRELQAFMIKPIQRITKYGLLLDAILYATAKHEYPFRPELEEASAAVKRIAAGINEVTDFKAKQATVRELIERVDDWKGHDVDKFGPLHIDDHFTVTKADQPREYHVFLFEKMMLCCKEITPEKKKQNKNSSMLRKDRGTSKTEPLEKKKLALKGRIFVSNIKEATILPSEPGDAYGAARLLVGWSIPLRNQDGYHDDQEDSFVMIGKNEEQMRKWSEKVMELANNERKIQEDMRAARMKAGRFSGSERQYYQHSSFGPPTPATEHPPTPFNMPPLPNGSATPYYSEDEDAEGLRSGRTTPSIQGSHPYAYSGQPSAGRRVQSQQSMTSAMPTELRARAMTEDQYGPNMTQWRTQQPMAPPLPRLTSAMSGLSMASEISFGSGPNSAGVRTGMVRQMSSTRLPRTTEVEQGGLENPMDPRDSYGRYGSLRGMTRAPSHALPSVPHPPPLRNRSASSPNVYQQPTVTGAASLPYTAGPTGTWTGSPLASTLQMSTHPYVQSTPVPGFGPSSSTTLVGGTAYFNKRVSNGKRSSGGSHHSTTTTDTSDQTSPATPYGSGSGDVRGSMRQNSGDNVSGSVLVKLRFGSDQFILGVSQEIDFLTLYQKIHKKIRLCSSVNRPANEHDKLQIRYVDNDGDEIQVKFDADVELMFEDARDQAGHINLIARWADDRRGTPQGEIY